The genomic segment ATCATCGTGCTGGCCAACCGCCACGACTGGCTGAGCGCGTTCAGCTCCGAGCTCGGCGTCGTACTCGCCGTCGAAGACATGCTCGGCATGCAAGTCCCCGAGCGCGCGACGTGGATTCGCACGCTCCTCGCCGAGCTCAACCGCGTGCTCAACCACCTGATGTTCCTCGGCTCCTACCCGCTGGAGCTCGGCGGCATCACGCCGATCTTCTACGCCTTCCGCGAGCGCGAAACGATCCAGGAAATCATGGAGGAAGTCTCCGGCGGCCGCATGCACTACATGTTCAACCGCGTCGGCGGACTGAAGGAAGACCTCCCGGCAGGCTGGACCGGTCGCGCCTCCACCGCGATCTCGACCGTACGAAGCCGCTTGCAGCAGATCGAGGATCTGGTGTTCGGCAACGAGATCTTCGGCGCCCGCACCAAGGGCGTTGGCGTTCTCTCCAAGCAGCTCGTCGAGGCTTACGGCGTATCCGGACCGATCGCCCGCGCATCAGGTCTCGACTTCGACCTGCGTCGCGACGAGCCCTACCTCGCATACGGCGAGCTCCAGGACACGCTTCGCGTTCCGGTGCGAACCGACGGCGACTGCTTCGCCCGCTTCGCCGTACTGCTTGACCAGACCAAGGTTGCCCTCGACCTCGCCGATGCCTGCCTGGCCCGCCTCGCCGAACTTGAGCCCGGGCCGGTCAACGTACGGCTGCCCAAGATTCTCAAGGCACCCGAAGGTTCGACGTACGTGTGGACCGAGAACCCGCTTGGCCTCAACGGCTACTACCTGGTGTCACGCGGCGAGAAGACACCATGGCGACTCAAGCTCCGCACCGCGTCGTTCAACAACGTGGCCGTGCTCCCCGAGATCGTCCAGGGGTGTGTGGTCGCCGACCTTGTCGCGATCCTCGGTTCGATGTTCTTCGTCGTCGGCGACATCGACAAATAGGTCGGCGTGCGGAACTCGCTCGAGCCCTAGGCGGCTACGGAACGCCCAGCCTGCTGGTTGCGGATGGTCCTGCTGCGGAGTGGCCCGCCCAGAGCGGCGCTGATCCAGCAGAGATCAAAGATGCCGGCGGTGAGCGGGAAGAAACTCCACACCATCGCCGCCACACCCCACCAGTGATCGCGGAACACCAGTCCGAAGACGAGCCACGCCGAGCCGCCGAAAAGTCGGAACGCGCGGCCGCTCGACCCGTTGACCCAGCAAGAAAAACCGGTCGCGTTGAACTTCTCGGCGCGCGACATCAGATGCCCTCGACCACCGGATAGATGCGGTCCGCGACGAGACCGTGCGCCTCGCGGTGCACAGCGATCGCGGCGTCGGGGTCCGGCGCATCGACGAGGCAGAACGCCTTGCCGTTGGCTTCGTCGACCCAGTACTGCAGGTACTGGACGCCGTAGGCGCCCTGCGTTGCAAGGTCGGCCTTGTGCGCCTCAGCCACATCCGCGGGCCCAGCGCCTTCCGGGAGCTTCTCGTGAACATCCATGTAGAGCGGCATTTTGCTATCTCCTTCGAGTTGTCACTGTCACACTCAGTTTCATGACGATCGCGCGCCCGGGCCATGACCCGGAAGCCGCCGCAGATGACCGATCCGCCGCGCTTTCACAGGCTCTGGCGCAGATCCAGCTGTCCGGCGCGATCTTCCTGCGCGCGGAATACACCGAGGCCTGGGCGTACGAATCGATGCCGTCCGACAGCACCGTCGCTGTGCTCGCTCCGGAAGCGGCGCAACTCGTGCTGTTCCATGTCGTCGTGACCGGCAGCTGCTGGATCGAAGCAGGGTCGGACAAGGTCTGGGCTCACGAAGGCGACGTTGTCGTCTTGCCCTACAACGACCAGCACCGGATGGGCGGAATCGAGACTGCCGACCTCGTGCCGATCTCTCAGCTCGTCAACCCGCCGCCGTGGAGCAGCATGCCGCACATTGTCCATGGGCTCGGCGGGTCGAGAAGTGAAGTCGTCTGCGGGTATCTGGCCTGCGACGACCGGTTGTTCGATCCACGCATGGGCATCTTCCCGCCGGTATTCGTCGTGACGCCACCCGACGGCCCACTCCGGTTGTGGGTCAAGGCGAGCAGCGATCTCGTCCTCCAGCAGACAACGGCGGCAACCGGCGATCTCATCGCTGCACCCACCGACATCCCGCAACTACTGCTTCGCGAAGTGCTCAAGCTGCATCTGGCCAACGCACCCGCGACCGACACCGGCTGGCTGGCAGCCCTGCACGACCCGGTCGTCGCGCCGGCGATTGCTGCCATCCACGGTGACCCGAGCCGCAAGTGGACACTTGCCGACCTCGCCCGGGAGGCGACCGTCTCATCAACCGTCCTGGACGAGCGCTTCCGCTCAGTACTCGGACTTGCGCCCATTCGCTATCTGACCGGCTGGCGCATGCATGTCGCCGAGGATCTACTGCGCTCGACGACCCTGTCCG from the Aeromicrobium panaciterrae genome contains:
- a CDS encoding NADH-quinone oxidoreductase subunit D, coding for MTEVTASVGTGFATTDMVLNIGPQHPATHGVLRLRLTLDGERVMACEPIIGYMHRGVEKLFEVRDYRQIIVLANRHDWLSAFSSELGVVLAVEDMLGMQVPERATWIRTLLAELNRVLNHLMFLGSYPLELGGITPIFYAFRERETIQEIMEEVSGGRMHYMFNRVGGLKEDLPAGWTGRASTAISTVRSRLQQIEDLVFGNEIFGARTKGVGVLSKQLVEAYGVSGPIARASGLDFDLRRDEPYLAYGELQDTLRVPVRTDGDCFARFAVLLDQTKVALDLADACLARLAELEPGPVNVRLPKILKAPEGSTYVWTENPLGLNGYYLVSRGEKTPWRLKLRTASFNNVAVLPEIVQGCVVADLVAILGSMFFVVGDIDK
- a CDS encoding DUF4242 domain-containing protein, encoding MPLYMDVHEKLPEGAGPADVAEAHKADLATQGAYGVQYLQYWVDEANGKAFCLVDAPDPDAAIAVHREAHGLVADRIYPVVEGI
- a CDS encoding AraC family transcriptional regulator, with amino-acid sequence MTIARPGHDPEAAADDRSAALSQALAQIQLSGAIFLRAEYTEAWAYESMPSDSTVAVLAPEAAQLVLFHVVVTGSCWIEAGSDKVWAHEGDVVVLPYNDQHRMGGIETADLVPISQLVNPPPWSSMPHIVHGLGGSRSEVVCGYLACDDRLFDPRMGIFPPVFVVTPPDGPLRLWVKASSDLVLQQTTAATGDLIAAPTDIPQLLLREVLKLHLANAPATDTGWLAALHDPVVAPAIAAIHGDPSRKWTLADLAREATVSSTVLDERFRSVLGLAPIRYLTGWRMHVAEDLLRSTTLSVTAIAHRVGYESEEAFSRAFKRDHGSAPSVWRVARL